The following proteins are co-located in the Pedobacter sp. FW305-3-2-15-E-R2A2 genome:
- a CDS encoding helix-turn-helix transcriptional regulator has protein sequence MNTADHTFLPIIPDQELKDSFSVGFMNEYSVPETALCSISYHRIFLILEGKGSIQIDDHTYPIAGHELFLLSKGQLFAFLPGSVVNGYELSFGDCFWERSPASANNCKSVLFNNAAANQHLPLPGGENKELVTLFAILYAEYIGAAYINKLDALAAYLKVIMIKIANLNAALVRAYDSHEKQLYRQFMGSVSEKYKSTHEVAAFAKELGISTRKLGEVCRRCSRMGPKEIINGQLIAEARRYLQFSSRPVKDIAYELNFSSPDQFSHFFKKHAGSSPNDYRLKFVKIGM, from the coding sequence ATGAACACAGCTGACCATACATTTCTACCCATAATTCCAGATCAGGAGCTGAAAGATTCTTTTTCCGTCGGATTTATGAACGAGTATAGCGTTCCTGAAACTGCACTTTGCAGCATTAGCTACCATCGGATTTTTTTAATTCTGGAAGGAAAAGGGAGTATTCAGATAGACGATCATACTTATCCCATCGCTGGTCATGAATTGTTCCTGCTTTCCAAAGGCCAGTTGTTTGCTTTTTTGCCAGGCAGCGTCGTTAACGGCTATGAGCTCAGTTTCGGAGATTGTTTTTGGGAGAGAAGCCCTGCAAGTGCGAATAATTGCAAATCAGTATTGTTTAACAATGCAGCGGCGAATCAACATTTGCCATTGCCAGGCGGAGAAAATAAGGAGCTTGTTACCTTATTTGCGATCCTCTATGCCGAGTATATTGGCGCAGCTTATATCAATAAGCTGGATGCGCTTGCTGCATATCTGAAGGTGATCATGATTAAGATTGCGAATTTGAATGCAGCCCTGGTCAGGGCATATGACAGTCATGAAAAGCAATTGTACCGGCAGTTTATGGGCTCAGTATCTGAAAAATATAAAAGTACGCATGAGGTGGCGGCGTTTGCAAAAGAACTGGGGATCTCTACCCGAAAGCTGGGTGAGGTATGCAGACGTTGCAGTCGGATGGGGCCTAAGGAGATCATTAACGGACAATTGATTGCGGAAGCGAGGCGTTACCTTCAGTTTTCCTCCAGACCGGTGAAGGACATTGCTTACGAATTGAATTTCAGCAGCCCGGATCAGTTCAGCCATTTCTTCAAAAAGCATGCTGGAAGTTCACCGAACGATTATCGGTTAAAATTCGTTAAAATTGGCATGTGA
- a CDS encoding HD domain-containing protein: protein MSVNKIKSIAGISIPDSSIASQATELLLTHGTEFIYNHSLRVFLFASLNGKRNQINYDAELLYVSSVFHDLGLVPHYSSADKRFEVDGANAARDFLKSHGLPAASQQLVWDTIALHTTIGIAEHKESEVALLYSGVGLDVMGEGYEHLSAENREAIVTAFPRNNFKEKIIPTFFDGFKHKTETTFGNIKADVCGYMIPDFQHKNFCNCILHSPWSE from the coding sequence ATGTCTGTAAACAAAATTAAATCCATTGCGGGAATCTCTATTCCCGATTCCAGTATTGCCAGTCAGGCTACAGAACTGCTGCTGACACATGGAACAGAATTCATTTATAACCATTCCCTCAGGGTCTTTCTGTTCGCTTCGCTAAATGGGAAACGAAATCAAATCAACTATGATGCGGAATTGCTATATGTCAGCTCGGTATTTCATGACCTGGGTCTGGTTCCTCATTACAGCAGTGCCGACAAACGTTTTGAGGTAGATGGGGCCAATGCAGCAAGGGACTTTCTGAAGAGCCATGGCTTACCTGCTGCATCACAGCAATTGGTATGGGATACGATTGCCCTTCATACCACCATTGGCATCGCAGAGCATAAAGAATCTGAAGTTGCTTTGCTGTATTCCGGTGTCGGACTGGATGTGATGGGAGAGGGGTATGAACACCTGAGTGCCGAAAACAGGGAAGCGATTGTGACTGCGTTTCCAAGAAATAATTTCAAAGAAAAGATCATTCCTACCTTCTTTGATGGTTTTAAACATAAAACGGAAACTACTTTCGGCAATATCAAGGCGGATGTATGTGGTTATATGATTCCTGATTTTCAGCATAAAAACTTTTGCAATTGTATTCTACATTCTCCATGGTCTGAATAA
- a CDS encoding M28 family metallopeptidase, producing MSHPLTHTRYFLSAIALMSISLCAHAQHKTPKSLAPDSGAIKSINEQSFAQHIRVLASDEFKGRKPFTIGETKTINYLKTEFEKLGLKPGNGKSFFQEVPMVDIKSSPEAQLIIKGKNGSVTADYLTGFVAGTKHVAAEVGITNSPLVFAGYGIVAPEYHWNDYAGLDVKGKTVVVMINDPGLSDPGLFKGKNMTYYGRWTYKFEEAARQGATGILIIHDDIPAGYPWSVVRSGWNKSKLQLEAADQNKSRATVEGWISLDIAKQLFALAGKDESLFKEALKPGFKPVDLGLTTSLKIKTTVKRSVSNNVLALIPGTKRADEALIYSAHWDHFGVGEVIKGDSVYHGAVDNATGVAALLELASAFKNAKVKPERSVLFISFTGEEQGLLGSEYYAKYPVFPAQKSVADINMDMMGLAGKTKDIVVYGYGQSELEDYAASSAKKQGRIIVADPVPSSGLYYRSDHFNFAKVGIPSLFTGSGVDNVTHGKEWGMKQAEDYIKTRYHSPQDNFEEKTWDMSGMVEDVRLLFDMGFRLSTEKGFPKWKTGSEFKAIREKNKSK from the coding sequence ATGTCCCATCCCCTAACACATACCCGATATTTTCTTTCTGCGATCGCGCTGATGTCCATCAGTCTCTGTGCCCATGCGCAGCATAAAACTCCGAAATCATTAGCTCCCGATTCCGGAGCCATAAAAAGCATCAACGAACAAAGTTTCGCACAGCACATCCGCGTTTTAGCTTCCGACGAGTTTAAAGGCCGCAAGCCTTTTACGATCGGGGAAACCAAAACCATCAATTACCTGAAAACGGAGTTTGAAAAATTAGGGCTAAAGCCGGGGAACGGTAAAAGCTTTTTCCAGGAAGTACCAATGGTGGACATTAAATCCAGCCCTGAAGCGCAGCTCATCATCAAAGGAAAAAATGGATCGGTTACCGCCGATTACCTGACAGGCTTTGTAGCAGGAACGAAACATGTAGCAGCAGAAGTCGGCATTACAAATTCTCCATTGGTATTTGCAGGTTATGGAATCGTAGCACCAGAATACCACTGGAATGATTATGCCGGCCTGGATGTCAAAGGAAAAACGGTAGTCGTGATGATCAATGATCCGGGGCTTTCCGATCCCGGCCTGTTCAAAGGAAAAAACATGACCTATTACGGTCGCTGGACGTATAAATTTGAGGAGGCTGCCAGACAGGGAGCCACAGGAATCCTGATCATTCATGATGATATCCCGGCAGGATATCCCTGGTCTGTGGTAAGAAGCGGTTGGAACAAATCAAAATTACAACTGGAAGCAGCAGACCAGAATAAATCGAGGGCAACAGTAGAAGGCTGGATCAGTCTTGACATTGCCAAACAGCTTTTCGCATTGGCAGGTAAGGATGAAAGCCTGTTTAAAGAAGCCCTGAAGCCTGGTTTTAAACCAGTGGACTTAGGCCTGACCACTTCCCTGAAAATCAAAACCACGGTCAAAAGATCGGTCTCCAATAATGTTCTGGCCCTGATTCCCGGAACAAAAAGAGCAGATGAAGCATTGATCTACTCTGCACACTGGGATCATTTTGGCGTTGGTGAGGTCATCAAAGGCGATTCTGTTTACCATGGCGCAGTAGACAATGCCACAGGAGTAGCGGCATTGCTGGAACTGGCCAGCGCATTCAAAAATGCAAAAGTAAAACCGGAGAGATCCGTATTGTTTATTTCCTTTACCGGAGAGGAACAAGGCTTGCTCGGCTCCGAATACTATGCAAAATATCCGGTGTTCCCTGCTCAGAAATCAGTTGCCGACATCAACATGGACATGATGGGCCTTGCCGGAAAAACCAAAGACATTGTGGTTTATGGATACGGACAGTCTGAACTGGAAGACTATGCCGCTTCATCCGCCAAAAAACAAGGCCGGATTATCGTTGCCGATCCGGTTCCTTCTTCCGGGTTATATTACCGTTCTGACCATTTCAATTTCGCAAAAGTTGGCATTCCTTCCCTCTTCACAGGTTCCGGGGTAGACAATGTAACGCATGGTAAAGAATGGGGCATGAAACAAGCTGAGGATTATATCAAAACAAGATACCACTCCCCGCAAGACAATTTTGAGGAGAAAACATGGGACATGAGCGGCATGGTAGAAGATGTCCGGTTGTTATTCGACATGGGCTTCCGCTTAAGCACAGAAAAAGGCTTTCCGAAATGGAAAACAGGCTCAGAGTTTAAAGCCATCAGAGAGAAAAATAAATCGAAATAA
- a CDS encoding metalloregulator ArsR/SmtB family transcription factor codes for MKQLEIFKALSNKTRLEILQWLKDPEASFPEQAHVSGFELGVCVGEIQRKAGLTQSTVSEYLSILQRAGLVSSTRVGQWTYYKRNDVAFEELSKIIQSDI; via the coding sequence ATGAAACAACTAGAAATATTTAAAGCACTTTCCAATAAGACCAGACTGGAGATTCTCCAATGGTTGAAAGACCCTGAGGCCAGCTTTCCGGAGCAGGCGCATGTATCGGGCTTTGAACTTGGTGTTTGTGTGGGGGAGATCCAAAGAAAAGCAGGATTGACCCAATCTACCGTTTCTGAGTACTTATCTATTCTTCAGCGCGCAGGTTTGGTCAGTTCTACCAGGGTAGGGCAATGGACCTATTATAAGCGTAATGACGTTGCCTTTGAGGAGTTGAGTAAAATTATCCAATCCGATATTTAA
- a CDS encoding NADH:flavin oxidoreductase encodes MNTDSLFRPFSLKSLNIKNRIVMAPMTRSFSPNGIPTLDVATYYQKRAEGEVGLILSEGTVIDRIASSNDANIPHFHGTAALDGWQNVIKGVHAAGGEMGPQIWHMGIMDNHHSGWLPSAPFEGPSGLNRPGFNNGNTMTENDITEAILAYGRAAADAKRLGFDTVEIHGAHGYLIDQFFWEGTNLRTDGYGGKTLPERSRFAIEVVKEVRRQVGEDFAVILRLSQWKPADYTYQMAKTPEELEAWLNPLADAGVDIFHASQRRFWEPEFEGSDLNFAGWAKKVTGKATITVGSVGLDGEFLGAFAGESSEPSSLEELMRRMDRGDFDLVAVGRPLLADPNWVKKIREDRSSELKGFTKAALSQLVLD; translated from the coding sequence ATGAATACTGACAGTTTATTCAGACCCTTTAGTCTGAAATCATTAAATATAAAAAACAGAATTGTAATGGCTCCGATGACGCGGTCATTCTCTCCAAATGGAATCCCAACCCTGGATGTAGCTACCTATTATCAGAAAAGAGCGGAAGGGGAAGTTGGGCTGATTCTTTCTGAAGGAACCGTAATCGATAGGATTGCCTCTTCCAATGATGCCAACATTCCTCATTTTCATGGAACAGCTGCATTAGATGGCTGGCAGAATGTGATTAAGGGTGTTCATGCCGCAGGGGGAGAAATGGGTCCTCAGATCTGGCATATGGGAATCATGGACAACCACCATTCAGGATGGCTACCATCTGCACCTTTTGAAGGTCCGTCCGGACTGAACAGACCTGGTTTTAACAATGGCAATACCATGACCGAAAATGACATCACTGAAGCGATTTTGGCGTATGGCCGTGCCGCAGCAGATGCCAAACGTTTAGGTTTTGATACTGTTGAGATTCACGGTGCCCATGGTTACCTGATCGACCAGTTCTTTTGGGAAGGAACCAATTTACGCACAGACGGTTACGGAGGTAAAACTTTGCCGGAGCGCAGTCGTTTTGCGATCGAAGTGGTCAAAGAAGTGCGCAGACAGGTAGGGGAAGATTTTGCAGTCATCCTTCGTCTATCACAATGGAAACCTGCAGATTATACCTATCAAATGGCGAAAACTCCGGAGGAACTGGAAGCCTGGTTAAACCCATTGGCTGATGCAGGGGTGGATATTTTCCATGCTTCACAACGTCGTTTCTGGGAGCCTGAATTTGAAGGTTCTGATTTAAACTTTGCCGGATGGGCCAAAAAAGTAACCGGAAAAGCAACGATCACAGTAGGTTCTGTGGGACTGGACGGTGAATTTTTGGGTGCTTTTGCAGGAGAAAGTTCTGAGCCAAGTTCATTGGAAGAACTGATGCGCCGTATGGATAGGGGAGATTTTGACCTGGTAGCCGTAGGAAGGCCGTTACTTGCAGATCCAAACTGGGTAAAGAAAATCAGAGAAGACCGCAGCAGCGAATTAAAAGGCTTTACTAAAGCCGCACTGAGCCAGTTGGTTTTAGATTAG
- a CDS encoding DUF2490 domain-containing protein, which produces MRISLFLLAILCSLSQLAIAQIQHQSTGWLFLLNNTKINKKWGTHLDVQLRSSDQFSQLRNFMFRPGLTYFINDKSDVTLGYLLNETFIDQVGRKDLRLTEHRIWQQYIYKHKISTVNISHRFRLEQRFMEQNGGQDLFAQRFRYFFRTILPLGKGKQNFDKGPFAALQNELFFNVQNKGKLNGHVFDQNRAYLAAGYRFSKKMDIEAGYLNQTVKGLSQNSMNHAVQLALYTRF; this is translated from the coding sequence ATGCGTATTTCCCTTTTTTTGCTGGCTATCCTGTGCAGTTTAAGTCAGTTGGCCATTGCCCAGATTCAACACCAAAGTACGGGCTGGTTGTTTCTTTTAAATAATACCAAAATCAATAAAAAATGGGGAACTCATCTTGATGTACAACTGAGGTCTTCAGATCAGTTTTCTCAATTGAGAAATTTCATGTTCAGACCCGGACTTACTTATTTTATCAATGATAAGAGTGATGTTACCCTCGGTTATTTACTAAACGAAACCTTTATTGACCAGGTAGGCAGGAAAGACCTGCGCCTTACAGAACACCGGATCTGGCAGCAGTACATCTATAAGCATAAAATCAGTACGGTAAATATCAGCCATAGGTTCCGTTTGGAACAACGGTTTATGGAACAAAACGGGGGACAGGATTTATTTGCACAGCGCTTCCGGTACTTTTTTAGAACGATCCTTCCTCTGGGAAAAGGAAAGCAGAATTTTGATAAAGGGCCTTTTGCAGCCTTGCAGAATGAACTTTTCTTTAATGTACAAAATAAGGGAAAGCTGAATGGTCATGTGTTCGACCAGAACAGGGCCTACCTTGCAGCGGGTTACCGCTTCAGCAAAAAGATGGATATTGAAGCAGGTTATTTAAATCAGACCGTAAAGGGATTAAGTCAGAATTCGATGAACCATGCAGTTCAGCTGGCCTTGTATACCAGATTTTAA
- a CDS encoding DegT/DnrJ/EryC1/StrS family aminotransferase, producing MIPRGKLDIPFSDIFAGIGYCISGYFFSKHAQRSTITGTNQLMTLSVRTGLDLTLSALNFPPGTEILVSDINIPDMFNILAAHQLRAIPLPVNKYTLGIDAEQVAAAISPATKAILIAHLFGGISPLNEIAEIAKKNQLILIEDCAQAFQGEGYHGHPDSAVLMFSFGMIKTNTAISGAILQLNDPELYAKVDALNEQLPKQRINPYLKKLFKAMFISLLGNRRWYTLFYNTMMARGKDFDQVLSSFTRGFPGNDPLKKIRYRPSEPNKRLLERRLNAFKVAHVHLRKKLFREVMTGLPADVQIGYLNQKNTNWVIPIQCQHPEEMIRHLRANGYDASSKASSLVRLSNLTAAAAAAEKTDALSLTQLVYLPMDTSMSLPERMQLSALIKEKLP from the coding sequence ATGATTCCGAGAGGTAAATTAGACATTCCATTTTCCGATATTTTTGCAGGCATCGGGTACTGTATTTCGGGTTACTTTTTTTCAAAACATGCGCAGCGCAGTACGATAACGGGAACGAATCAACTGATGACCTTATCGGTCAGAACAGGCCTCGACCTGACACTCAGCGCTTTAAATTTTCCTCCCGGAACTGAAATTCTGGTCAGCGACATCAACATTCCGGATATGTTTAATATCCTTGCGGCTCATCAACTCCGCGCCATTCCCCTCCCGGTCAACAAATATACCCTCGGGATTGATGCCGAACAGGTAGCGGCGGCAATTAGTCCTGCCACCAAAGCAATCCTGATCGCGCACCTCTTCGGTGGAATCAGCCCCCTGAATGAGATCGCGGAAATTGCGAAGAAAAACCAGCTGATCCTCATCGAAGATTGTGCACAGGCTTTCCAGGGAGAAGGTTACCATGGGCATCCGGATTCGGCGGTTCTGATGTTTAGCTTTGGAATGATCAAAACCAATACCGCCATCAGCGGGGCGATCCTGCAGCTCAATGATCCGGAGCTCTATGCAAAAGTAGATGCCCTGAACGAACAATTGCCAAAACAGCGCATCAACCCTTATTTAAAAAAACTTTTCAAGGCGATGTTCATCAGCTTACTGGGTAATAGAAGGTGGTATACTCTTTTTTACAACACCATGATGGCCAGAGGAAAGGATTTTGATCAGGTACTCTCCTCTTTTACCAGGGGATTTCCCGGAAATGATCCCTTAAAGAAAATAAGGTATAGACCATCTGAGCCAAATAAACGCCTCCTGGAACGCAGGTTAAATGCTTTTAAAGTGGCACATGTCCATTTAAGGAAAAAGCTCTTCAGGGAGGTCATGACCGGGCTTCCAGCCGATGTACAGATCGGTTACTTAAACCAGAAGAACACCAATTGGGTGATTCCTATTCAATGTCAGCATCCGGAAGAAATGATCAGGCACCTCCGTGCAAATGGTTACGATGCCAGCTCAAAAGCATCCAGCCTCGTCAGGCTTTCGAATTTAACAGCAGCAGCTGCTGCCGCTGAGAAAACCGATGCGCTTTCCTTAACACAGCTGGTGTATCTCCCGATGGACACTTCCATGAGCCTCCCGGAACGCATGCAGTTGAGCGCCTTAATCAAAGAAAAACTTCCGTAA
- a CDS encoding phosphatase PAP2 family protein, translating to MSTRRIVFIKYILLFQLSLSFALPASVFGQNAMQRLDDKILINLSEHRTEQRTGFFMFLSKHNDVVNVGVPVALLAGGVIANDKEMRQNALYVASASAVNVLATLFLKKVIKRPRPFNGMVKINAVYQPSHYSFPSGHTSTAFTTATALSHAYPKWYVIAPAYLWAGSVSFSRLYLGVHYPTDVAAGALLGTGSAFSMGFIRPNK from the coding sequence ATGAGCACCAGAAGAATCGTATTTATTAAGTATATATTACTATTTCAGTTGAGTTTATCGTTTGCCTTGCCTGCTTCTGTTTTTGGACAGAACGCAATGCAGCGTTTGGATGATAAAATTCTGATTAACCTTTCTGAACACAGAACCGAACAGCGAACCGGTTTCTTTATGTTCTTGTCCAAGCACAATGATGTGGTGAATGTGGGTGTTCCGGTAGCACTATTGGCGGGCGGTGTGATTGCGAATGATAAGGAAATGCGACAGAATGCGCTATATGTAGCCAGTGCTTCTGCAGTGAACGTACTCGCTACTCTTTTCCTCAAAAAGGTCATTAAACGGCCAAGACCATTTAACGGAATGGTGAAGATCAATGCCGTTTATCAGCCTTCTCATTACTCTTTTCCATCAGGCCATACTTCCACAGCTTTTACTACCGCTACTGCCTTATCTCATGCTTATCCTAAGTGGTATGTGATCGCTCCGGCCTATTTATGGGCAGGATCGGTCAGTTTCTCCCGCTTGTATTTGGGCGTGCATTATCCTACAGATGTGGCTGCAGGTGCATTGCTAGGAACGGGGAGCGCATTTTCTATGGGATTTATACGACCTAATAAATAA
- a CDS encoding M48 family metalloprotease has translation MMKKTILTSLVLAATLGTASAQFKLNSKAIGAVGKGVKAATFGDAEAAKLAKEAVDWMDEHNTVAGPKDPYTIRLNKIFDKHKNEDGLSLNYKVYKVVDINAFACADGSVRVFSALMDKMTDQELLAIIGHEIGHVKNHDSRDAMRAAYKRAAISDAASSQSGAVNTLTQSQLGDMANAILESSYSRKQESEADNFGYDFLKKHNYDVMAMASAFKKLQALGSGDKKSTMQKMMSSHPDSGARAEEVEKKAKKDGLTKGE, from the coding sequence ATGATGAAGAAAACAATCCTTACCAGCCTGGTCTTAGCTGCCACGCTAGGTACTGCATCTGCGCAATTTAAGTTAAACAGCAAAGCAATTGGCGCAGTTGGAAAAGGAGTTAAAGCAGCTACTTTTGGTGATGCAGAAGCAGCGAAACTGGCTAAAGAGGCCGTTGACTGGATGGATGAACACAATACTGTGGCTGGCCCGAAGGATCCTTACACCATCAGACTGAACAAGATTTTCGATAAACACAAAAATGAGGACGGACTAAGCCTGAATTACAAAGTATATAAAGTAGTTGACATCAATGCTTTTGCCTGTGCGGATGGAAGTGTACGTGTATTTTCGGCCTTGATGGATAAAATGACCGATCAGGAATTATTGGCCATCATTGGCCACGAAATAGGTCATGTTAAGAATCACGACAGTCGTGATGCCATGCGTGCAGCCTATAAGCGTGCTGCAATTTCTGATGCTGCCTCTTCTCAATCAGGAGCGGTAAACACCTTAACTCAAAGTCAGCTTGGCGATATGGCAAATGCCATTCTGGAATCCAGCTACAGCCGTAAACAGGAATCAGAAGCAGATAATTTTGGCTATGACTTTCTTAAAAAACACAATTATGATGTGATGGCAATGGCCAGTGCATTCAAAAAGCTACAAGCTTTAGGCAGTGGTGATAAAAAAAGCACCATGCAGAAGATGATGAGCTCACATCCGGATAGTGGTGCCCGTGCAGAAGAAGTAGAGAAAAAAGCTAAAAAAGATGGCTTGACAAAAGGAGAATAA
- a CDS encoding sigma-70 family RNA polymerase sigma factor, which translates to MGSKITAVSEDHAHDLDLKTFEELYRRMYPTLKRYAIYLVSDVEEAQLLLNDVFIAIWKKRLLIIDEKPYLFRAVKNASLNYHKRLKSPFLDLDDEVVPELADQNPDPAQHYQEKDRNKMLYQLIDQMPERRRLIFYMYRIDGLSYKEIGVLLDISVRTVEDHLSKGFQFLKERIMKHEAEFR; encoded by the coding sequence ATGGGGTCCAAAATCACAGCCGTTTCTGAAGATCATGCTCATGATCTTGATCTGAAAACATTTGAGGAGCTTTACCGGCGGATGTATCCCACCTTAAAAAGGTATGCGATCTATCTCGTTAGTGATGTAGAAGAGGCACAGTTGCTGTTAAACGATGTTTTTATTGCCATCTGGAAGAAACGTTTGCTGATCATTGATGAAAAGCCCTACCTGTTTCGTGCGGTAAAAAATGCAAGTCTGAATTACCATAAGCGCCTCAAATCTCCATTTTTAGACCTTGATGATGAAGTCGTTCCTGAGCTTGCAGATCAAAATCCAGATCCTGCACAACATTATCAGGAAAAAGACAGAAACAAAATGCTTTATCAATTGATCGATCAGATGCCGGAAAGAAGAAGGCTCATCTTTTATATGTACCGGATTGATGGATTGAGTTATAAAGAAATCGGCGTATTGCTGGATATCTCTGTCAGAACGGTAGAAGATCACCTCAGTAAAGGCTTCCAGTTCCTGAAGGAACGGATCATGAAACACGAAGCGGAATTCAGGTAA
- a CDS encoding FecR domain-containing protein, with the protein MDQETWKLIIAHLSDERQEPTATRVKEWLAKDPLHQQQLDQARWIWLATAEMPEDEEWKESFKEINAAISELRQTAVKKKLFPWMAVAAVVAGMAMFLAFYQYRSITPVVQKESTVWITKKAEAGKILAIVLPDSSEIWLNSGSSLSFPRHMNASSTRTVRLNGEAFFKVRSNPRQPFIVQSQQIRTTVLGTSFNVNAWPERKAEVTVMTGKVAVSRAGTGKGAALVYLLPNQKAIYSQLQNQLSTERITEAEEANAWIDGRMIFNQLPLESVFEIMERKYKVNIRTSHPFKGCKLTARFGNISLAEVMATLEITLGIQYTIKGQTVFIKGGKCS; encoded by the coding sequence ATGGATCAGGAAACCTGGAAATTAATTATAGCACATTTATCGGATGAAAGGCAGGAACCCACTGCAACGAGGGTTAAAGAATGGCTTGCGAAAGACCCACTTCACCAGCAGCAGCTGGATCAGGCCCGATGGATTTGGCTGGCGACTGCCGAAATGCCGGAGGATGAAGAATGGAAAGAAAGCTTTAAAGAAATTAACGCGGCCATCTCCGAACTTCGTCAGACTGCGGTAAAAAAGAAACTCTTTCCCTGGATGGCCGTCGCCGCCGTTGTTGCCGGAATGGCCATGTTCCTCGCATTTTATCAGTACCGGAGCATTACCCCTGTGGTACAAAAGGAAAGTACGGTTTGGATCACGAAAAAAGCGGAAGCAGGAAAGATCCTGGCCATCGTATTGCCGGACAGTTCTGAAATCTGGCTCAATTCGGGCAGTAGCCTGAGTTTTCCAAGACATATGAATGCATCTTCCACAAGGACGGTACGCTTGAACGGAGAGGCTTTCTTTAAGGTCAGGTCCAATCCCCGTCAGCCTTTTATCGTTCAAAGTCAACAGATCCGAACCACAGTTCTCGGAACAAGTTTTAACGTCAATGCCTGGCCGGAAAGAAAGGCAGAGGTGACCGTGATGACGGGTAAAGTAGCCGTTTCCAGAGCAGGAACAGGGAAGGGTGCCGCATTGGTTTACCTGCTTCCAAATCAGAAAGCGATTTATTCCCAATTGCAAAACCAGCTGTCAACGGAGCGTATTACCGAGGCGGAGGAGGCGAATGCCTGGATAGATGGCCGGATGATTTTCAACCAGTTGCCACTGGAGTCTGTCTTCGAAATCATGGAGCGGAAATATAAGGTAAACATTCGTACCAGTCACCCTTTCAAAGGCTGCAAGCTGACCGCAAGGTTCGGAAACATCAGCTTAGCAGAAGTGATGGCCACTTTAGAAATCACCCTTGGCATTCAATATACCATCAAAGGACAAACAGTTTTTATAAAAGGAGGTAAATGTAGCTAG